A segment of the Manis javanica isolate MJ-LG chromosome 10, MJ_LKY, whole genome shotgun sequence genome:
TGAGTAGAGAAATggaacacacacatttttaaaagacacaaacTGAACTGAATTTCCATAGATGAACAGCAGATCAGACACTAAAGAAAAGATTACTGAACTTAAAAACTACAACAGAAATGAACCAAAAtgaaccacagagagaaaaagactggaaaaacaaaacagcatcagtgAACCGTGGGACAGTGTCAAGAAGCTTAACATATATGTACCTGGAGTCTCaacagagatgagaaagaagTGGGTACATAAAAATGttggaagaaataatgactgaaaatattccaaatttgatgaaaagttTAAACTGACAGACCCAAGCAGAAATAACatgcaaaaacacacacacatgcaaacacacacaccccaaataatcaaattataataaaattattgaaaattacTGAGAAAATGTTAAAGGTAGGTAGGGGATAAAAGTCATGTACAGAACAACAAAGATAATAAAGACAGCAAACTTCTTGTCAGAAACTACACAAGCCAGAATAGAGTACAGTGACATCCTTAAAGCACTGAAAGCAAGAAAAAGCCCTCAGACCTAGAATCCTATACTAgcaaaaaataactttcaaaaacaaaggtagaataaagattttttttagatATACAAAAGTTGAGCCCAACAGACCAACActataagaaatgctaaaaggaaatccttagggaaaaggaaaataattgatGGGAATCTGGATCTACACAAAGAAACTGAGAACAACAGAAATGGTAAATGTGTTGGTGAACATAAAAGACTACCTATTGTTTAAATCTCTTCAAGAGAGAATTTAATGTtcagagcaaaaataataatattatgaaGTTTATACACATGGAACTAAAAGTTATGGCAACAATAGCACAAGGGTAGGGGAGAGGAGATACAAGTGTACTATACATGAAGTGGTATGTTATTTGAAGGTGAACTAAGATGACTTAAAGATGTATACTGTAAAGCTTACAGCAGCATCTATTTAAAAGCACTATAGCTAATAACcaataaagaagataaatgagATCAGATAATCCaaaagaaggagggaaaagagggaaaaaggaacacagaacagatgggacaaagagaaagaaaacaaacccaaCTTAAACTCATAtgaaatataaatggtctaaacacTCCAATTAATAGCAGAAATGGccagattggataaaaaagcaaggtcCAACAATATATGGCCTACAAGAGAACCATTTTAACTATAAAGATAcaagctaaaaaataaaaggatggaaaaagatatatcatgctaaCACAACCAAAAGACAGCCAGGGTATATATTAACAAAGTAGATTTTAAGCCCAGAATATTAGCAGATATAATCCCCCTACATAATAATAATGAGGTCATCAAGAGGATATAGCAATCCTAAAGATTTTGCACCTAAAAACAGCTTCAAAATAACATGAAACAAAATTTCTAGAACTGATAGGAGAACCAATACATCCTTTTAATTGTACATTTCAATACCACTTTCACATTAATTGGTAGAACAAACAGGCAGAGTATTACTAAGCATGAACAACATCAACCAACTTCACCAAATTGACATTTATCACTCATCCATCAGCAAAACATACATTCTCTTCTAATACACAGAGAACATTTACTAAGATATCataaaatgaatctcaaaaaatgcaaatggactgaaatcatacagagtGTGTTCTTTAATAATAGAGTTAAATCAGAAATTAAatatacagagtaatagaatccCATTTGGTGAGAATGGTGGCATGGTGAGATTTCAATTCTGTTCTCTTGCTGGAATGGTCACAGAATCTCTCAGCATACATCTGGCATACCTAAATTAGAATTAAGTATCATGCCACCTTACAGTCTAGATCCTTCAGGATTGAAAAGAACTCAGGACTTGCATTTTGATACTAAAACCCTAAGGAAACTCCAAGGGTTCTGTACCAAGAAGTATGGGAACAGTGGTACTAAGAACTAACTAAGTACAGCATCTGAGATTTTACCCTACTTGCCAGCTAGTAAGTTAGCCTTACTCACACAATTTCAAGGATGCCATTAGAAGACATGACTCCTAAGTCTGAGATGAAGGACAGTTCATTACAGCAATAACAGTCCCTGAAGAAGACATAGTAGATAGGTGTCATGGGATTAAAGAAATGAGATAGCTAGAAGGATAAAAGATTGAAGAAAGCGGTACACTGGCATTTAAGATTTCAGCAGTGGAACAATCCCTAGTGATGACAAGGTCCACAATGTAGCCATGGCAAGGAGATTAAAGTTACCAACATAGAAGAGTCCAGATATATTGAGAAACTAAGGTGATGGATGGGCCTAATGTGTGGTTCAATGCTAAAGtctttaaagaataaagaaggcTTGACCAAAAAAGGAATCAGTGACAATAATCAGTAAGAGCAGGATGTGCATAGCTAGACAGCATAAACCTTAAGGCAGTGGATTTCCTACACACTGAAGGAATGATGAAAGTGGTGCTAGGGGATTGGAACAGTTTTCATCACTAACTCCCACCACTGCAAACTATATAGAGTATGGGAGAATGAGCAGCTAGAGGAGTCTTTCTCAGGGAGGAATCAAGTTTCCACTGACATGAAGAAAGAATATATTATGAACTGATATATAGGTGAGATTGTTTATCAGAATAGGAGTTCTAGAGACTGTACTAGAATGGATGGAAGGGAGGGGCAGAGTTGGAGACTGGGATGGGAAGAAGCAACAGAGAGCAAATCTTTCATCATATATACCACACAAGTATATATGCAACAGACCCCACCCCCCCATATACATAAaacaggaaatggaaaaaaaacatctCTCACTGAATCAAACTCCATTCTAATACAACAATTCAAGTATCCTGCACAACTGTCAGTGTTGGGCTGACCAACTACATTATCTCAATAAGGATTTCTGGTAATCTggattactaaaaaaaaaagaaaaagttttgcaAGAGTAAACTTTTGTAAATTTTTAGTGTTGTAacaggaaaaagaacagaaaatgggTGGTTGATTAGGTGCCAACAGAATGCTACTAATGACCTTAGAAAAGAGGTGGGCATTCTTACCAGGTGAGGGCAACACAGTACCATTAGCCTAATATAAAAAGGACCATTCTGTATATTTATTAGTTTGAAGGATACAGGGTAAGTAGAGGGATCAGGCAGGTTTTAAAGTTCATATAGACATCTCCAACATCTGGGTCATTTATCTTGCTTTTGTCACAAAGATGTAGATGGGTCTAAGTAACATTTATGTTAAGACAAAGATCTAAATAATTTAGGTAAATTCCGTATCACTCATAAAGCATATAAACCTAGCCTCTCTAGAAAGCTAGTTATTTTTGGCATTCACTTCCCTTTCAATATAGAGGGAAGCAAATGACTCAAAAGTCACCTTCCTTCTCCTTGTATGTCCAGCGAAAGTAGGGCCTGGCCTTAGTACTCAAAGAGATGATATCTTCTTACCCTCCATTTTAAAAGGCAGTATCCAAGGCTAGCAGCATAGCACTTCTCTCAAAACTACTTATAAAGATATgagagctatgaatatacaactTACCCTGCTCCAAATTTGCTGAAGTCCTTCTTAGATTGTAGAGTATACACAGTCAAACCAAGAAATACAGCAGTAGTCAGTATAAAAGCTTGCAGAATAACATAGACATCATAGAAAGTAActgtaaaattacaaaatatatcgtaaaaatcataaaaatactaaaaatgcaTATAGACATAATATAAAAGCTTTTtatggcatttaataaatattttatattctcctgtactACTTTCCAATAAAAACAATTATGAATAGATTTCTTATTCAATCTTGAATATTGGTAGAGTAAAACCACAACCATAATGCAATTAACAGATTCTAAAAATTCATTCATAAAACTAAAGGGGTCATATTATTACAAAGTTAAAGAAATGACTGGAGAGAGATTACACAGCTAGCCAGTTAGGAGTTTGGGGGATATGGTGGAATGCCTCTCACTTATCCCTGTGCCAGTTGTAGTTTATCACCATCTGTGGTGATTGTCCATTATGGCTTAAATATCAACAGGGATAATTCTGGGTCCTGTGGCCACTGGGAATTCCTGTACAGCAGCAGCATTTCTAGCAGTCACCTGGCTAAGTGCACACCCAGTTCATCAGCCCAAATCAAAGAAACTGTGCAAGAAAAGTACTGAGGCTGTCCAGGGTTGCCTGCCATCCACTGACCTTGCAGAGGACAGAAACCAACCACTAAATGCTTTACATCCAAATCTTCATTACCTTGGAGTAAATTATTGGAGTGGGGGGAGGTCAGTGAACATATACCAGATTCCCTTCTGTAACTTTAGAATGGCCATCTGGGTTGACTATGGCTATTGTAATACAAATGCTTAACATTTTAAGAGAATGCAGAATTATAACCTCTCTAAAGGAAGTTAAGTGCTTTGAACCCAAAACCatttaagtcatttttaatttttcagggaTTAGTTAACCCAAGTTCTTTCTATTCTTAAATGCTACATTATTGGAATTTCTCTATGTCATTACTGGATTAGGAAGGAGAACACAAAAAAGATAACATGAAATCAATTTTGCTTCTTGTCAGTAATTTCAGTATTAGATTAGGTGTAAAAAGAGATAATTTCTGAGAAAAATGATGTTCTCAAATTAGCCCATCTATGTATTTCTATCCCCAACTCCAAAAACCCTAGAGTATGTCTCTCTCCTACATCCTTTACAAATAGTGAGAGCTGGGAAGGGCAGAGATGGACTTGATAACATTAACAGTAAGTAATATTAATAGTTAATAACACtaataagtaaatattaataatatttcctTTCAATGTTGAGAAATTTCAATCCTATTTTTTGGATAGTTACTATTATTTGCTTATATACtgattattttataaaaggaagaGGTGGATTACCAAATAATATATAGATTCaatagacatacagatggcaTAGAAAGGTTAAAAACTGTAATGACAAAATAGGAAGAGATATATTAACCATAAGGATTAAAAACGTACTGTTACTGAGACTTAACAGTTAATTCTGACCTTTTTGGTACTCTAGGTAAACCATTTTGAGACAACCAGAATTTCTATTGTTAATAGATCATGAAATTTTTTACTTGGGGCATtacacaggatacacattctcttAAACACATACGTAACATCAAATAAAGAGCAAAAATTACCACTGTTTCTTTGTAGTGCCATTTGACAAAATATGAGGGTATAACAATAAAGCATAGTTCAATGCCGGCAACTCAAGAGGGCTGTGATGAAAGGATATGGCTCCAAACATATGTTACCAGTTCAACAAACATGTTACCTCAGAGATCCCTTTACATTAGCTATGGTTGtcttatttttataagtggacaaactcaaatgaatattGTCCTCCATTCCTattgttttcctaattctttTCTGCAGCCTCTAAGCTCAGCTGAACTATGTATAGACATTTaacttttacttatatttttaaaattcttcaaccTATACCATGTTTTTGAAATATGACATTCCATAAGGTTAAGCTTTAGCCCCAAACACCTTTTTACCCAAAAGATTTATCCACGTTAAAAAATGTAACATACAGAAGCACATTTATGGCTTACCAACAAAGGCCACAGTCAGAGCTTCCAACAGTGtctaagaaaaggaaacaaattacaTAAATGCACATCAGATTTATACTGCTGTCGTATGTATGTTCTAGTTTCTAGGAGTTCATTGTGATTCcatatgcattttctcattttagcTTCAGAGCAGCCTTGTGAACTATATGGGACAGATAATAAGCACACTATAATGAAAAGACCTCAGTGTATTGAGTAAGAATATTTAGATTCTAATTGTGATCCCATCATCCCTTAAACTCTAACTAGTTTTTCATATCTGTAACaggaagattacagaaataatataaaaattctacTTTTATCATTCTCTATAAtgtaaatcaaaatgaaattgaaaGTCTTATGCACATTTATAAAAATCTCAGTATCTTACACAAACATAGGAAGaacaaaatatttaggaagtaCCTTGATATGGCGGCAGTCTTGAAACTTTGTCTCCCaatatttattctctttcttccctAGTAACAGAATTTTTACCTGGACACATAGCTGTTCAGTTTGTACATTACATTTTCGGCCTCCCCAGCAGCTACATCTTTCTAACCAATAGAATGTGACTAGAGAGATGTACAACTTGAAAGAGTAAAGAGACTTGCTCTCCcctttctattcttcttttttttgaaacATTTGGATGGTGGTGCATATCTTATACACACAACACTTGAGGAAAGCCTTACCCATAGCAGGTGCCTGGATCACTGATAACTTCACTAATAGTCGTTCagatttttacttgaaaaagataTAAACCATCTTGTTTAAACCATTATGATTTTGTCATTGCTGAAAGCCATGTGACAAGTAGCTAactcttaatataaataaaatatttagggataTTGAGCTTTATCCTCtagcttctctgccttcttaaTTACATATCTTTATGTTGTTTTATATGCTTACACTAGTTAGATCTTATAAACTATCTGATAGACCACTTCATAGAGGCAAAACCATTAGCTAACAGCAGTGGCTATACACCATACTCCTGGAAGAAGCACTCCCAATAACCCACCCCTACTGAAATCAAGACCTCAGAACCTTAGCAAAAATGGTATTAGAAATTGTACATAGATATGTACTCCGTAAAGCCACTTTGTTATAATGTTATAAGTGTTGGGGAGGTCGTAGCAAAAGatgatagaaatatatttttctgggcAACATGCCTGTACATTCTTGATATTTGTGACATTAATTTAGGTAAGAAATCCTACCCCATACTCAATTATCTGTAGAAAACATGACAGTATAAATAAGAGAAGATAAGATTAGGAAACTTAATGCCAACCCTTTTAAATGTGTACagatagatacatacacacatgaatgTGTGCCTCCTAAGGCAAGGTAAGGTAcatctcctttcttattttggtGGAGGAGGACAAAGTACCCTAGTATCAGGGGCCTCTGAGTAGTCTGAAATTCACTGCACATGCCTTCTTACTTGTTAAACCATTTTTAGCTATGAGCATGATCAACAGTTACAGCAGTAAGTCACCATCTTGCCCATAAGCATTTGGCTGATGCTCTTATCTCCCTGCTTGGCACAAGTTAGTCCACACTCTCGTCCCATATAGAAATCAATCAAAGTCTTTCCAAAAGGAAGCTGACTATTTATAGAGTTGAAGAGGAACTACACATGACATGTTTCTTTTTGTATCTCCTCCGTCTCTTCTAGGACACAGGTGATTGGTACAGGAGTTAGCTGCTAACCCATATATTGGCTAACATTCCAGGATGTGAGCTGTGGCAATCAGATTCTTTCTCATTTAGGAATCTAAACTCATAGAATGAAGAAATGGCAGCAGGAGCTAAAACTAAAAGGTTCATGAACTCTATGAGGGCCCACAATGGGCCACATAAACACTTAAGATAATAGCAAAGGGGAAAACTATGTGTAAGGACAGCTGTAAGGTAGAGAAAAGATGTAATGGAAAAAGAGAGGAGACCACAAATTCTTGCTGCTGAATTTCCTACAGTAGTACCATTTCTAGAACCTTCCTctagttctttttcttcttgagtcCTGCTGGATTTGGGCTGGTGGGTTCCTAAGCTCTTATATCCTTAAAACTCCCAGCTATTTGAGATAACTTGGGTTAGAGTACTGATACCTGACAAACAAAACAGCCTAAGATTTACATGAATAACTTTTGCTGTAATTCTAAAGTCATGAGCTTTTCTTTCATCATACTAACATAAACTTGTTTCCAGAATTCACAAACTCTCTTCAGTTTAAAAGCACTTAATCTGGTAAATAGCATTTCACTCTTACTTGActataaatattcttaatatGAGTTTCAAATGTTCTGAAGTAAGTTTTTAAATCAGAACCCAAAGTCATACTAGATATGAGTAtaggaaaagtaatttttaaaatacataacttGAGCATTACCAACTCATTTTGGTCAAGTTTCATATTGAGTTTTTGTAAGtaatttagtttttagttttcacAAATATCTCAACAAACATGACTTAAAGTTGAGTTACTCCAACTATAATTTGAAACAAGACAGTAAAACACATCAGTTGAGCAAATGGTTCTTTAAAAGAACAGTGTTAACTGTGAGGAATTAATCATAAACATATCAGTTTAAGGTCTGTGAAATAAAGGCCACAATATAATTTTTTCCCAAGAAATCACAGAGtatagggatagaaagtatcacAGGAATAATctagttttcattttacatttaagaaaactttgtacAGAAAGGCTAACATGCCCAGCCAACTATCATAACTGGATAGTCACAAAGCCGAGTCATGTAACACCAACTCATTATTTTTCGGACTACAGCATAATTTCGACAGACAACTTTGGAACTGACAAAGGTTAAAATCTCCAGAAGACTAGAAATTACAAGTAAttttactcatatttttaaaaagctcattaATTTTGTCCCACTtctgttatatatgtatatgcattcaaataaataaattttacacTCAGTAATAAGTGTAATAGGAACAGATATTGTCAAAGTACTCACAAATCCAAAAAGCAGGTACAGGTTAAGGGGATGCTTATGTCTGTTTAAAGTCAATGCTAAAATCAAACCCAAAGATCCAAGAGCAAACACCAAAATTAAGGCAGGACTGaaagacataaaattaaaagcattttcaagttaaaaaatgatataaacatATTAcacaatttaacaaaatttatcTAATTTATGTGTTTATGAAGGTATAGGGGAAAAAACCTGAAATGACCCATACCAAACtgtcaaaagaaattatttttccatttggaaaatTTGAGGAGTGTGAGATGGGGAGAAGAAGAGGACAAAAAAGATAGATGAGTGTTTAACCCTACAAAACTGTAAGGTCTAAAGTTCAGAGGTAAATCCCATATTATGGAGCATTTTCCTTATCAAAATAAGAGTTAATAATGAACCTTTTTTACATTCTAACCTCAAAAGTTAATACAAAAAATATGCTTATAATATGCCCTTCTGATCATATGCAGTGGCTGAAATGATTCAGAATCATCCTGTTACCTTACCTTTCATGCACAAATGTCCGTACAGACtcaaagtataaaaacaaaatagatgtcaCTGTAGTTAAGAGAACTTGCACGGAAAGGATGCTGTAGACTTTTCTTAGAaaggctgaaagagaaaaaaattacacatgaCTGACAATTTTCTTAAGAACCTATCATAGAACTGCaagatgaaatttctttttagaaaCATTAAATTTTCACATGTATTCTCTTAAATCTTAATCCAAATAATGTAATCTGTAACTAAAACAAACTAACTAAAACCAACTCACCACCAGCTTCAGAAACAAAACATTAACAGTTCCCACCTCCTCTATGTATACATATTGACAGTAACATCCTCTGTCTTCACTGACCCTTGACTAACTGCTAATCATCTTACACGACTCAGCCTTTCTCAGTTCCCCAGTCTGAATTAAATGCTCTCTCATATTCCCAAGGGACTGTAAACATACTTCTAatcactttattttataattgataaGTCTATTGTCCTTCACTCCCATTAGCTATAAAGACTAAAAAGCTCCCCAATAATAGGGAGCATACCTTAATTATTTACATACTCCTAACACCCAACTAAGTGAATGGGACAAAATAGTCATtaaattttacttgttttaaatttatattgaatTAATGAAAAGTGAATCTTGCCAGTCAAGGAAGATAAAAGGTATTATTCTGAAAAAATAATGGAGCCACATAACTTCTGCAGAATACTCTGCTTAGGCAAGTAATAGAAACATTTTTGAATGACTTTTAGTCAACAAAAGGTATTGTCTTCGCCGCTCATGACAATGCTTATATGATAAATGTTCCCTCTGGAAAGAATTCCTACTAAAGATCTGACTTCCCAAGGAAGAATGAAGTGCTCTGATGGCATGTCAGCAAAATATCAAGTAATAAAATAACTATAAGAATAAGGGAatgtgacttcaatggggtatggggggtacttgataatatgggtgaatgtaataaccacattgtttttcatgtgaaaccttcataagagtatatatcaatgataccttaataaaaatttaaaaaataaataataaaaaattgaaaaaataaaaagggaattttCATAAATACTAAAATTGTAATCCTTAAAATGCCCCCAAATTAAGTCTTAATCTGTGTTTCCCTCTGGTATTCTTTCCAAAATATACAGTGAGTTTTTCTTTATGTCCTAAACAGGTTTTACTGAGTATGTAATTTAACCAATGACTCATAGTAACAGTGAATATCAGTTGTATTTTGGCCTAGGCCTAAGTAGGTATCttgcacaaaaaaggaaataaatattgctCATCTCCACAGCAGATCTAcaacatattttcttaaaaaggcCCTGATGTCTGTATGCTTTGGGAGGTCACTTCTACTTTtttcacagaagcagagaaaagaatacattactgcgtgtgtgtgtgtgtgtgtgtgtgtgtgtgtgtgtgtgtgtgtgtgtgtatgcacaagTGCAAATATAGTAAGACTGGCAGAATATACACAAAGATGTTAGTAATGGTTTTCTCTGGGCAGTATGACTGAGAATGACTTTCATGTTCAATTCTTTGCTAATCTGTTTTCTATGTATcaccagtaaatatttattacttttgtaatagaaaaacattttagaGAAACCTATGCTAAGgcaataaatttattataaaaatactctTTATGCAAGTATTCTAGATTACAACTTTTCTACACTCTCTAAAAATGGGACCTTTTGAATGACTAATATAAAGAGTGACTAAAGGTACACATCACGgcttacaggaaaaaaataaaagatccaATGTGAAAAGAATACAGGCCAAACAGCAATacgtcttcattttttaaatcctaatTTCTCCCTTTCTATTTCTATCTCTCCCCTTTCTACTCAAACTTACCATGGAAAAAACAGGAACTCTTCATTTCTACCCAAATCCACCTATCAGTATCCAGCACCAACATCCATGTCAGGAGGCATCTCAGATCCCCTCGCTTTCCATAATCCATCACCTACCACTGTGGCTTCCACTTGCAAGTATGCCACGTCCATCTTGCCTCCTCTGCTACCTCTGTCACCTGGACTAATGTGTGGCTTCTAACTGGTCTCCATGCTTTCACTCTTGTCCCACCTATTGTCCCAGTCCCCTCCCACACAGTTGTCAGTGATCTTTTTGTAAAGTAAACCCTTTCAATGTGACTCCcagcttaaatatttttaatggtttcatttagtcttagaataaaatgtaaaagctTTTATGGGGCCTTCAAGGCCCTACATGATATAGGACCTTCCCAATCTCTTCTTGCACTGCTCTGCCTTTTCCTCACTATGCTTTACCGACAACTAGCTGTTACCCCAACATACCAAGTCCTTCCTGCTTATGGGCAGcccttgctgtttcctctgcccgGAATGCCCTTATCCTTCTTTACATGGAATGCTAGTTTAAAA
Coding sequences within it:
- the TMBIM4 gene encoding protein lifeguard 4, yielding MADSDPRYPRSSVEDDFNYGSCVASASLHIRMAFLRKVYSILSVQVLLTTVTSILFLYFESVRTFVHESPALILVFALGSLGLILALTLNRHKHPLNLYLLFGFTLLEALTVAFVVTFYDVYVILQAFILTTAVFLGLTVYTLQSKKDFSKFGAGLFAVLWILCLSGILKLFFHNETMELVLAAAGALLFCGFIIYDTHSLMHRLSPEEYVLAAISLYLDIINLFLHLLQFLEAVNKK